In one window of Pirellulales bacterium DNA:
- a CDS encoding helix-turn-helix transcriptional regulator has protein sequence MKTIDVLLEEFDITLAELSAQSGLPIERVAAIADGRWTPSPAEREKLAIALGVGVTDISWGHTMNPRNVRYHRFGLKEDF, from the coding sequence ATGAAAACCATCGATGTGTTACTGGAAGAATTTGACATTACACTCGCTGAGCTGTCAGCGCAATCCGGCTTACCAATCGAGCGAGTGGCGGCCATTGCCGATGGCCGTTGGACTCCCAGCCCTGCTGAGCGAGAAAAACTAGCCATCGCTTTAGGAGTGGGTGTGACCGACATCAGTTGGGGACACACGATGAATCCACGCAACGTGCGGTACCATCGATTTGGATTGAAAGAGGATTTTTGA